One window of Chloroflexus aggregans DSM 9485 genomic DNA carries:
- a CDS encoding homoserine dehydrogenase: MVIVNTIVTGLGNIGRTLLELLARDPDRLLRRYGFTLRIVGVADSTGVALDPAGLDPSAVIAAKRQGLGARSLSAFRPDLDVVALAATAAYDLLLEATPTNLRDGQPALDIVRAALRRGKPAVLASKGPLVLAFAELAALSDWADDLSPRSPRPALRFSGAVGGALPTINFGCRDLAGAQIERAELVVNSTTQVILEQMAAGADFATALAEAQRQGIVEPDSSLDVDGWDAANKLVIFANAVLRQPTTLSDVTVRGIREVTTADLAAAWGAGGRVSLVALAERQPDGRYALSVAPTVLGREHPLARLARGEMGFVIYTDTAGRSTISSLEDGPLGTCQAMVRDVIEIMRR, from the coding sequence ATGGTTATCGTAAACACCATCGTTACCGGTTTAGGTAACATTGGGCGGACCCTGCTTGAGTTGCTAGCTCGTGATCCTGATCGGTTATTGCGCCGATACGGTTTTACCCTGCGCATCGTAGGAGTAGCCGACTCTACGGGGGTAGCCCTCGATCCGGCCGGGCTTGATCCATCGGCGGTTATTGCGGCGAAACGGCAGGGATTAGGGGCACGCTCATTATCAGCCTTTCGTCCCGATCTGGATGTGGTTGCGCTTGCTGCAACGGCTGCGTATGATCTGTTACTAGAAGCCACACCTACGAACCTCCGCGACGGTCAGCCTGCGCTCGATATTGTGCGGGCTGCGTTACGTCGTGGGAAGCCGGCAGTGCTCGCCAGTAAGGGGCCGTTGGTACTCGCCTTTGCCGAATTGGCCGCTCTGAGCGATTGGGCCGATGATCTCTCACCGCGCAGTCCGCGCCCGGCGCTACGTTTCTCCGGCGCTGTGGGTGGCGCGCTACCAACCATCAACTTCGGTTGCCGTGATCTGGCCGGTGCGCAGATCGAACGGGCCGAGTTGGTTGTGAACAGCACCACGCAAGTCATCCTCGAACAGATGGCCGCCGGCGCCGATTTTGCCACCGCCCTGGCCGAAGCCCAACGACAGGGGATCGTCGAACCGGACTCATCACTTGACGTTGATGGCTGGGATGCTGCCAACAAGCTGGTGATCTTTGCCAATGCAGTGCTCAGGCAGCCAACAACCCTATCCGATGTAACGGTGCGCGGGATTCGAGAGGTGACGACAGCGGATCTGGCAGCAGCTTGGGGCGCCGGTGGTCGGGTGTCGTTAGTAGCGCTGGCCGAGCGTCAACCTGATGGTCGTTACGCCCTGTCAGTTGCCCCAACCGTCCTTGGTCGCGAACATCCACTCGCCCGCTTAGCCCGGGGTGAGATGGGATTTGTGATATATACCGATACCGCCGGTCGTTCGACGATCAGCAGTCTCGAAGACGGGCCGTTGGGCACGTGTCAAGCGATGGTACGTGATGTAATCGAGATTATGCGGCGCTAG
- a CDS encoding LuxR C-terminal-related transcriptional regulator: MMPLVRTKLQPPEARPSLLARPRLYEWLRHALHSRVVLITAPAGYGKTSLLAVWIGESGKEWSQIAWLTLDAADNDLRRLFAYLLEALPHLSPTRRAQLQALLETEAGLDAEQWCAELLNDLVEIGDATIMVFDDYHTITDNQIHHAIAFLVEHLPPRCRLIIATRSDPPLPLARWRARGQLAELRSFDLAFTPEEAAAFLLEEMELPLEREQIVALLESTEGWPAGLHLAALALRHHPHQDKLVNAIISGNRYVVDYLIEDVFNQQPFHIQQFLLQTSILDRLCGPLCDAVIGINEREINEQSHSSYSQSILTELERNNLFLFPLDTERNWYRYHHLFADVLRERLETGSSPDRIALLHRRAGAWFAAHGMLPLAINHALRAQAFDDVVAMIEPIGLAVVSQVGEATLRRWLPQIPDTAFEQHPRLALLRAWLATTDYQMEDAAYWIAVAERALAGVASGTATSFGPIANLRGELSAVRVRLAVLRGDNDRVLQEGQQALAWLQTDNQALRMRVAKDLGYAYFAQGDLMRAEQAFSEAIVNGFNAGLPYISAMATSDDAYTKALRGSIGAAIQTCRETINHMLRRNRDRASPGIGLPFLTLADLHGVRHEFAGALPALAEAESSIKPGNTTSYLCLLIVTARINRARGDVAGALRVVRQARFLARQRKIDWVLAVLNGFEAQLALEQGDLVTAEYLLEAQLHPPVEFRMMPIAAFYAREHIIRAQYEWRLARARAAGDSAELHALAAALAAPTQGETWQMLAPLDAALLRALALLAAGEDATDLIVTALDLATVERIVTPFVQAGEPLRIVLNRLSVRQRLPAYGEYLLSLIDNDEPLPMSMPVTSAPPTLPEPLSQREIEVLRLMAEGRSNHEIATSLVIAVSTVKSHINNIFNKLGVASRTQAVARGRRLGLIP, translated from the coding sequence ATGATGCCGTTGGTACGCACCAAACTGCAACCGCCGGAAGCACGCCCATCGTTGTTAGCTCGTCCTCGTTTGTACGAATGGTTGCGGCACGCTTTACACAGTCGGGTTGTTCTGATCACCGCACCGGCCGGTTACGGCAAGACTTCGTTGCTCGCCGTATGGATCGGTGAGTCCGGTAAGGAATGGTCGCAAATTGCGTGGTTGACCCTCGATGCCGCCGATAATGATCTACGCCGGTTGTTCGCGTATTTGTTGGAAGCATTACCGCACTTGTCACCGACGCGACGGGCACAGCTTCAAGCGTTGCTCGAAACTGAAGCTGGTCTGGATGCGGAACAGTGGTGTGCCGAGTTGCTGAACGATCTCGTCGAAATAGGTGATGCAACGATCATGGTGTTCGATGACTATCACACGATCACCGATAACCAGATCCATCACGCAATAGCTTTTCTCGTCGAACATCTCCCCCCACGCTGCCGATTGATCATCGCCACCCGTAGTGATCCACCGTTACCACTTGCCCGCTGGCGAGCACGAGGGCAGTTAGCCGAACTGCGCAGTTTTGATCTGGCCTTTACCCCCGAAGAAGCGGCAGCGTTTTTGCTTGAAGAAATGGAGTTACCCCTCGAACGGGAACAAATTGTTGCGCTATTGGAGAGTACAGAGGGCTGGCCGGCCGGTCTTCATCTCGCGGCGCTGGCTTTACGCCATCATCCGCACCAAGATAAACTGGTCAATGCCATTATTTCCGGTAATCGTTACGTGGTTGATTACCTGATCGAAGATGTCTTTAACCAACAACCGTTCCACATCCAACAATTTTTGTTGCAAACGTCAATCCTCGACCGGCTGTGCGGACCGTTGTGTGATGCAGTGATCGGCATCAATGAAAGGGAAATCAATGAACAGAGCCACAGTTCGTACAGCCAGTCGATCTTGACCGAACTTGAACGCAACAACCTGTTTCTCTTCCCGCTCGATACCGAGCGTAATTGGTACCGTTATCATCATCTCTTCGCCGATGTGCTGCGTGAACGGCTCGAAACCGGGAGTAGCCCAGACCGCATCGCCCTACTTCACCGACGGGCCGGTGCATGGTTTGCTGCCCACGGTATGTTGCCGCTTGCCATCAACCATGCCTTACGCGCACAGGCGTTTGATGACGTAGTCGCAATGATTGAACCGATTGGCCTGGCGGTGGTGTCACAGGTGGGTGAAGCCACGCTGCGCCGCTGGTTGCCACAAATCCCTGATACGGCCTTCGAGCAACATCCGCGTTTAGCCCTATTACGCGCGTGGCTGGCAACCACCGACTATCAGATGGAAGATGCAGCATATTGGATCGCCGTCGCCGAGCGGGCATTGGCCGGGGTCGCGAGTGGCACTGCAACGTCGTTTGGACCAATTGCTAATCTGCGCGGCGAATTGAGCGCAGTGCGCGTCCGACTGGCCGTATTACGCGGTGATAACGACCGGGTGCTGCAAGAGGGGCAACAAGCGTTGGCATGGTTGCAAACCGATAATCAAGCCCTACGGATGCGAGTTGCTAAAGATTTGGGATATGCATACTTCGCCCAAGGCGATCTGATGCGTGCCGAGCAAGCGTTTAGTGAGGCAATTGTCAATGGATTCAATGCCGGCTTGCCTTATATATCGGCGATGGCCACGAGCGATGATGCGTATACGAAAGCGCTGCGGGGTTCGATTGGCGCTGCTATTCAGACGTGTCGCGAGACGATTAACCACATGCTGCGACGCAACCGCGATCGCGCATCACCCGGTATCGGGTTGCCTTTTCTGACGCTGGCCGACCTGCACGGTGTGCGTCATGAGTTTGCCGGAGCATTACCGGCATTGGCCGAAGCCGAGAGTTCGATCAAGCCGGGGAACACAACGAGCTATTTGTGTCTGTTGATCGTGACGGCACGGATCAATCGGGCACGAGGCGATGTGGCCGGTGCATTACGTGTTGTGCGGCAGGCCCGCTTTCTGGCCCGTCAACGTAAGATTGATTGGGTGCTAGCCGTGTTGAACGGATTCGAGGCCCAACTGGCGCTAGAACAGGGTGATCTCGTAACCGCCGAGTATCTGCTCGAAGCACAACTGCACCCGCCGGTTGAGTTTCGCATGATGCCGATCGCCGCTTTCTACGCGCGCGAACATATTATCCGCGCCCAGTACGAATGGCGATTGGCGCGGGCCCGTGCTGCCGGCGATAGCGCTGAACTCCATGCGCTGGCCGCCGCCTTGGCTGCGCCAACACAAGGTGAGACCTGGCAGATGCTGGCTCCCCTTGATGCCGCCCTGCTGCGTGCGCTGGCCCTCCTTGCTGCCGGTGAAGATGCGACCGACCTGATCGTGACGGCACTTGATTTGGCGACGGTTGAACGAATCGTGACACCGTTTGTGCAAGCCGGTGAACCGCTCCGCATTGTATTGAACCGGCTTAGTGTGCGCCAACGCTTACCGGCCTACGGTGAATACCTCCTTTCCCTCATAGACAACGATGAGCCTTTGCCAATGAGTATGCCGGTAACGTCGGCACCGCCAACTTTACCCGAACCACTGAGCCAGCGTGAGATCGAGGTCTTGCGCCTGATGGCCGAGGGGCGCAGCAACCATGAGATTGCGACAAGTTTGGTAATCGCGGTGAGCACGGTGAAATCGCATATCAACAATATCTTTAACAAACTAGGCGTCGCCTCACGCACGCAAGCGGTGGCACGTGGGCGACGGTTGGGGTTGATTCCGTAA
- a CDS encoding sugar ABC transporter substrate-binding protein yields MSSKKILWFVLSLMTVFAFMVSACGGGTTGSTGGSSSGGSSGGSSQQLAVGIVLPTKDEPRWIQDETRFREALQQAGYQVEILFSQGSSAKEKENVEALIAKGIKVLIICPHDGTAAAAAAEAAKAAGVKVISYDRLIRETDAVDYYVTFDSIAVGAQQAQYLVDNASGSGNPLYLYAGAASDNNAFLFFEGAWKVLQPKIADGTFVIKNSSEAVALQNKLDLTRDEMAKIIGQITTNWDFNTAKNLAEANLTAATAADKGTVYILAPNDGTARAIADAFAADKDVTKYFVTGQDAEKASVQYIIDGRQSMTVFKDVRTLVKDAISAAVALLENKQPEARGSYNNGKKDVPAIQSPVVTVTRDNVRAALIDSGYYSAGDFTNLP; encoded by the coding sequence ATGTCGTCGAAGAAGATTCTGTGGTTCGTTCTGTCGTTGATGACGGTATTTGCGTTCATGGTGAGCGCATGTGGTGGTGGTACTACCGGTAGTACCGGTGGCAGCAGTAGTGGTGGCAGTAGTGGTGGCAGCAGCCAGCAGCTTGCGGTTGGAATCGTCCTTCCCACTAAAGATGAACCCCGCTGGATTCAAGACGAGACCCGCTTCCGCGAAGCGCTGCAACAGGCCGGCTATCAGGTTGAAATCCTCTTCAGCCAAGGCTCATCGGCCAAAGAAAAAGAGAATGTTGAGGCCCTGATTGCCAAAGGCATCAAGGTACTGATCATCTGCCCGCACGATGGTACGGCTGCGGCGGCGGCTGCCGAAGCGGCCAAGGCTGCCGGTGTTAAGGTCATCTCCTACGACCGTCTCATTCGTGAGACCGATGCTGTTGACTATTACGTTACCTTCGACAGCATTGCCGTGGGCGCCCAGCAAGCCCAGTATCTGGTCGATAACGCGAGTGGCAGCGGCAACCCGCTCTACCTGTACGCCGGTGCAGCCTCTGATAACAACGCCTTCCTCTTCTTCGAGGGAGCGTGGAAGGTGCTCCAGCCCAAGATCGCCGATGGTACCTTCGTGATCAAGAACTCGAGCGAGGCGGTTGCGCTCCAGAACAAGCTCGATCTCACCCGCGACGAGATGGCGAAGATCATCGGTCAAATTACGACCAACTGGGACTTCAACACCGCCAAGAACCTTGCCGAGGCCAATCTGACCGCTGCAACTGCCGCCGACAAAGGTACAGTCTACATTCTCGCACCTAACGACGGTACTGCGCGTGCGATTGCCGATGCCTTCGCCGCCGACAAGGACGTGACCAAGTACTTCGTCACCGGCCAAGATGCGGAGAAGGCTTCAGTGCAGTACATCATCGATGGTCGCCAGTCAATGACCGTCTTCAAAGACGTGCGCACGCTGGTCAAAGATGCGATCAGTGCTGCTGTGGCCCTGCTTGAAAACAAGCAGCCTGAGGCGCGTGGTTCCTACAACAACGGCAAGAAGGACGTGCCGGCCATTCAATCGCCGGTGGTGACCGTCACCCGCGACAACGTGCGCGCCGCCCTCATCGACTCCGGTTATTATAGTGCCGGCGATTTCACTAATCTCCCGTAA
- a CDS encoding ATP-binding cassette domain-containing protein: protein METPILEMRHITKEFPGVRALDNVTFSVKRGEIHCLVGENGAGKSTLMKVLSGVYPYGTYSGEILINGQPQRFTGIADSERVGIGIIYQELALVPELTVYENIFLGHEISRNGIIDWNETIRRADEMLRKVRLNVNPAAKIRDLGVGKQQLVEIAKALSRAVKILILDEPTAALNEDDSENLLNLLRELRDNGVTCILISHKLKEVLSVADTVTVLRDGKTVCTLDAHKGEVNEQTLIRNMVGREITNIYPRRTHQTGHEVVLELRNWSVFSPDVGRYLLRDVNIQVRKGEIVGLAGLMGAGRTELALSIFGNAPGYRLSGELWLKGRKRLFHHPREAIAAGMAYVSEDRKAKGLVLIQDVRQNITLANLRALATNGVIDRNAEIQIAENYRKSLNIKTPTIEQQVANLSGGNQQKVCLGKWLFVRPDLLILDEPTRGIDVGAKYEIYQLMNQLVSEGMSILMISSELPEVLGMSDRVYVVSGGRIKGELPIAEATQEKIMALAVDY, encoded by the coding sequence ATGGAAACCCCTATTCTCGAAATGCGCCACATCACCAAAGAGTTCCCCGGTGTACGCGCACTTGACAACGTGACGTTTAGTGTCAAGCGCGGCGAAATCCACTGTCTCGTCGGGGAGAATGGCGCCGGTAAATCCACTCTCATGAAGGTACTCAGCGGTGTTTATCCGTATGGTACCTACAGCGGCGAAATTCTGATCAACGGTCAACCCCAACGCTTTACCGGTATTGCCGATAGCGAACGGGTAGGGATCGGTATCATCTATCAAGAATTGGCTCTGGTACCGGAATTAACCGTCTACGAAAATATCTTTCTCGGCCACGAAATTAGTCGCAACGGCATCATTGACTGGAACGAAACCATCCGCCGTGCCGATGAAATGTTGCGTAAAGTCCGCCTCAATGTGAATCCGGCAGCAAAAATCCGCGATCTCGGTGTAGGCAAGCAGCAACTGGTCGAAATTGCGAAAGCACTAAGCCGAGCAGTCAAGATTCTAATCCTCGATGAGCCAACCGCTGCGCTCAACGAAGATGATAGTGAAAATTTATTGAATCTGTTACGTGAATTGCGCGATAACGGCGTGACCTGTATTCTCATTTCGCACAAATTGAAAGAGGTGTTATCGGTCGCGGATACGGTGACGGTGCTACGCGATGGGAAGACGGTCTGCACACTTGATGCCCACAAAGGTGAGGTGAACGAGCAGACCTTAATTCGCAATATGGTTGGTCGTGAAATTACCAACATCTACCCCCGGCGTACCCATCAAACTGGTCACGAGGTGGTGCTGGAACTGCGCAATTGGTCGGTCTTCTCACCTGACGTCGGTCGCTATCTACTCCGTGATGTCAATATACAGGTGCGTAAAGGTGAGATCGTTGGTTTAGCCGGGCTAATGGGTGCCGGTCGGACCGAACTCGCGCTCAGTATCTTTGGGAATGCGCCGGGCTACCGCTTAAGCGGCGAATTGTGGCTCAAGGGGCGCAAACGGCTGTTCCACCACCCGCGTGAAGCAATTGCCGCCGGGATGGCATATGTTTCAGAGGATCGGAAGGCGAAAGGTCTCGTGTTGATCCAGGATGTGCGTCAGAATATCACGCTGGCCAACTTGCGGGCATTGGCAACCAATGGCGTGATCGACCGCAATGCCGAGATTCAGATCGCCGAAAACTATCGTAAATCGCTCAATATCAAAACACCAACCATTGAGCAGCAAGTAGCGAATTTGAGTGGTGGCAATCAACAGAAAGTATGTCTCGGTAAATGGCTGTTTGTCCGACCCGATCTTCTGATCCTCGATGAACCGACCCGTGGTATTGATGTTGGGGCGAAATACGAGATTTATCAGTTGATGAACCAACTGGTGAGCGAAGGGATGAGCATACTGATGATCTCGTCGGAATTGCCCGAAGTGTTGGGAATGAGTGATCGCGTCTACGTCGTGTCCGGTGGGCGTATCAAAGGTGAGCTGCCGATTGCCGAGGCGACCCAAGAGAAGATTATGGCGTTGGCAGTAGATTACTAA
- a CDS encoding sugar ABC transporter permease: MTTQGTFVQNLRRVLGQNIRQYGMFIALFVIMIIFSITTNGIFISSRNLSNLINQTGYIAVLAVGMTLVIIIRHIDLSVGFLAGFLGAVAAIALRFWDLPTIVVVPMVLVLGGLAGLLTALPVAELKIPSFVASLAGWLIYRGALQLVTAGTGTIIIEDESFNAIGNGFIPDVPFTLIPGYHTLTLLLGVIAIVAFIFSEIRTRNRKLAYHFEVLPTDMFVLKLVFISALIGLLSWIMAGYNGLSWTMVIVLIVVAIYHFITTQTVLGRHIYAVGGNPEAAELSGISVKRITYIVFASMGVLSALSGILFASRLRSATTTAGTLFELDAIAAAYIGGVSAAGGVGNVIGSIIGALVYVSLTSGMNLMGIDIAYQYIVRGLVLVAAVIFDVSTRRRGRAG, translated from the coding sequence ATGACCACGCAGGGTACATTTGTTCAGAATCTACGGCGGGTGTTGGGGCAGAATATTCGCCAATACGGCATGTTCATCGCCCTATTTGTGATAATGATTATTTTTTCGATCACCACCAACGGTATTTTTATCTCGTCGCGTAACCTCAGCAATCTGATCAACCAGACCGGCTACATTGCGGTGTTAGCGGTGGGAATGACCCTGGTGATTATCATTCGCCACATCGATCTCTCGGTTGGGTTTTTGGCCGGCTTTCTCGGTGCGGTGGCCGCAATCGCACTGCGGTTCTGGGATTTACCGACCATTGTGGTGGTACCGATGGTGTTGGTATTGGGTGGACTGGCCGGTTTGCTGACGGCGTTGCCGGTCGCGGAATTGAAGATACCTTCATTTGTCGCCTCACTGGCCGGTTGGTTGATCTATCGTGGTGCGTTGCAGTTGGTCACCGCCGGTACCGGTACCATTATTATCGAAGACGAGAGCTTCAACGCGATTGGTAATGGTTTTATCCCCGATGTGCCGTTTACGCTGATCCCCGGCTACCATACACTCACCCTTCTGCTTGGGGTCATCGCGATTGTTGCCTTTATTTTCAGCGAAATTCGTACCCGCAACCGGAAGCTGGCATACCATTTTGAAGTCTTACCCACCGACATGTTTGTGCTCAAGCTGGTCTTCATTTCAGCATTGATCGGCTTGTTGTCGTGGATTATGGCCGGCTACAATGGCCTCTCGTGGACGATGGTGATTGTGCTGATCGTGGTAGCGATCTACCACTTCATCACCACCCAAACCGTGTTGGGCCGCCACATTTACGCGGTCGGTGGCAACCCCGAGGCGGCGGAATTGAGTGGTATCAGCGTCAAGCGCATTACCTACATTGTGTTTGCGTCGATGGGTGTACTTTCAGCGCTATCGGGCATTTTGTTCGCCTCGCGGTTACGGTCGGCAACCACTACTGCCGGTACTCTGTTTGAACTTGATGCCATTGCTGCGGCCTACATCGGTGGAGTGTCGGCGGCGGGTGGTGTTGGCAATGTGATCGGTTCCATCATCGGTGCGCTGGTGTATGTGTCGCTGACCAGCGGGATGAACCTGATGGGTATTGATATTGCGTACCAATACATCGTGCGCGGTTTAGTCTTGGTCGCCGCCGTGATTTTCGATGTATCGACACGTCGGCGTGGCCGCGCCGGGTAA
- a CDS encoding response regulator transcription factor, which yields MGITRVVLADDHAVVRAGLRTALAALPDCEVVSEAATGPQLLAVLAQHHPDLLVVDVAMPDFDPIATIRQIHADYPAMKILVVSAYDDQSYVVGLLAAGVNGYHLKDQPLSDLQLAVQRIMAGGNWISSPLLSRLIQAAPQIAHSSPITLTKRQRDLLRLIAQGYDNRRMAQEMDLSIKTIENHLTALYRTIRVSSRLEAYQFALRHPELLAESGHEAALSREPSTSPAPLMVMIIDDNERYRAQLKRMIGKACAESQIYEAEDCHEATRLLRQITPDLVFVDVILQDGDGIQCLRRLKSVSPHTRVILISAYPDREFRRLGLEAGALAFLDKKDLDAATVRQVVEDTLRRK from the coding sequence ATGGGCATCACCCGCGTCGTGTTGGCCGATGACCATGCCGTTGTGCGGGCCGGTTTGCGCACTGCCTTAGCTGCCTTACCCGATTGCGAGGTGGTAAGCGAGGCGGCGACCGGCCCACAACTGCTCGCCGTACTGGCCCAGCATCACCCTGATTTGTTGGTGGTTGATGTCGCGATGCCGGACTTTGATCCGATTGCCACCATCCGCCAAATCCACGCCGATTATCCGGCTATGAAGATATTAGTTGTCAGTGCCTACGATGATCAGTCTTACGTCGTCGGCCTGCTTGCCGCCGGCGTTAACGGCTACCACCTCAAAGACCAGCCGCTCAGCGATCTCCAACTGGCAGTCCAACGGATTATGGCCGGTGGCAACTGGATCTCTAGCCCGTTGCTCAGCCGCCTGATCCAGGCTGCACCACAAATAGCGCATTCCTCACCGATCACACTCACCAAACGCCAGCGTGATCTCTTACGCCTGATCGCGCAAGGCTACGACAACCGGCGCATGGCCCAAGAGATGGATCTGAGCATTAAGACCATCGAAAATCACCTGACCGCCCTCTATCGCACCATTCGCGTCAGTAGCCGGCTCGAAGCCTACCAGTTTGCGCTGCGCCATCCCGAATTACTGGCCGAATCGGGACACGAAGCTGCTCTCAGCCGCGAACCTTCAACAAGCCCTGCCCCACTGATGGTCATGATCATTGACGATAACGAGCGCTACCGTGCCCAACTCAAGCGTATGATCGGCAAGGCTTGCGCCGAATCGCAGATCTACGAGGCGGAGGATTGCCACGAAGCGACCCGCTTACTCCGCCAGATCACGCCCGATCTGGTCTTCGTGGATGTGATCTTGCAAGATGGTGACGGAATTCAATGTCTCCGCCGGCTGAAAAGCGTCTCACCCCACACGCGGGTGATCCTAATCAGTGCCTATCCCGATCGAGAGTTTCGTCGGTTGGGTCTGGAAGCCGGCGCGCTCGCCTTCCTCGATAAAAAAGACCTTGATGCGGCTACCGTGCGGCAAGTGGTCGAAGATACCCTACGGCGCAAGTGA
- a CDS encoding ATP-binding cassette domain-containing protein, which translates to MAPLLTVRDLEIVLAAKPILSGISFELDHGDILGVAGLRSAGKSVLLQTLAGIYPPTSGEMQIEGLPMRWRTPLAQQHGIEFVPQTPALVDLLPVLANIFLGREQRRQRLDQATMAQIAYRWLEQFGLPHTFAHQRAGDLTEEERQLVALMRAFVRPGRLLILDEALASIGFARQQTILHHLRTLAANGTGIILSSDDLNLLFAITNRVLVLYQGRQAALRRTADTTPREIVELMVGSVRQERVTPLIWAFENYYQAQQQAESLRQQQLQLRDNLAEQDSLNRELVRRLHDQMVALNQLNQALQEANHRLIAEREAERKALARELHDQVIQDLLSFNYQLEHLEEEIEAAETVHELQVIRRGIREVVGMLRQICSDLRPPTLDSHGLAAALRSLVSQWSEQTGIQVELILAEPLERWSETIELTVFRIVQEGLNNVRKHARASRVLLEVRRTSAAGIMVRLADNGRGMATPPDLQHLAEQKHFGLISISERVSLLRGTLQIGRSAWGGLELQIELPNPSPFPAEGVGVAG; encoded by the coding sequence ATGGCGCCACTACTTACCGTTCGCGATCTTGAGATTGTGCTCGCCGCAAAGCCGATCCTTAGCGGGATTAGTTTCGAGCTTGACCATGGCGACATCCTCGGCGTGGCTGGCCTGCGCAGCGCCGGTAAGTCGGTGCTCTTGCAGACGCTGGCCGGCATCTACCCACCCACCTCCGGTGAGATGCAGATCGAGGGGCTGCCAATGCGCTGGCGGACACCGTTAGCGCAACAGCACGGGATTGAGTTCGTACCCCAAACGCCGGCGCTGGTCGATCTGTTACCGGTATTGGCGAACATCTTTCTTGGCCGCGAACAGAGACGGCAACGGCTCGATCAGGCAACGATGGCGCAGATTGCGTATCGGTGGCTCGAACAGTTTGGCTTGCCACACACCTTTGCCCATCAGCGTGCCGGTGATCTGACCGAAGAAGAACGACAGCTCGTGGCCCTGATGCGCGCATTTGTCCGACCTGGGCGGTTGCTGATCCTCGATGAGGCTCTCGCTTCGATCGGCTTTGCCCGCCAGCAGACGATCCTCCATCATCTGCGCACGTTAGCAGCCAACGGCACCGGCATCATTCTCAGTAGCGATGATCTCAACCTGCTTTTTGCGATCACCAATCGGGTATTAGTGCTTTACCAGGGGCGACAAGCGGCACTCCGCCGTACCGCCGATACAACACCGCGTGAGATCGTGGAGTTGATGGTGGGTTCGGTACGCCAAGAACGGGTCACACCGTTAATTTGGGCATTTGAGAATTATTATCAGGCTCAGCAGCAAGCCGAATCGTTGCGCCAACAACAACTGCAACTGCGTGACAATCTTGCCGAGCAAGATTCGCTCAACCGCGAATTGGTGCGGCGGCTCCACGATCAGATGGTCGCCCTCAATCAATTAAATCAAGCGCTGCAAGAGGCGAATCACCGGCTGATTGCCGAACGGGAAGCTGAGCGCAAAGCCCTCGCTCGCGAATTGCACGATCAGGTGATTCAAGATTTGCTCAGTTTTAATTACCAACTCGAACACCTCGAAGAGGAGATCGAAGCGGCAGAAACGGTACACGAACTGCAAGTCATTCGCCGTGGTATTCGCGAAGTAGTGGGCATGTTGCGCCAAATCTGTAGCGATCTGCGTCCACCAACGCTCGACAGCCACGGCCTGGCAGCGGCGTTACGTTCGTTGGTGAGCCAATGGAGTGAGCAGACCGGGATTCAGGTGGAGTTGATCCTCGCCGAACCGCTCGAACGCTGGTCAGAGACGATTGAGCTGACAGTGTTTCGGATTGTGCAAGAGGGCCTCAACAATGTCCGCAAGCACGCCCGCGCTAGCCGGGTGCTCCTCGAAGTACGACGCACGTCGGCGGCGGGAATTATGGTACGATTGGCCGATAATGGGCGCGGAATGGCGACACCGCCCGACTTGCAGCATCTCGCCGAACAGAAGCATTTTGGCTTGATCAGCATCAGTGAGCGGGTATCGCTGTTACGCGGTACGTTGCAGATTGGGCGATCGGCGTGGGGTGGATTGGAATTGCAGATCGAGCTTCCTAATCCATCACCATTCCCGGCAGAAGGGGTTGGTGTGGCAGGATGA
- a CDS encoding zinc ribbon domain-containing protein — MGLLDQIGKTLSQVTDRAKFEAEKFQKTTRLQLEINELRRQVDLKLMELGQRAYDLQRAGHIHAPSLAELSLAIDQLRATLVAREEELKQAQSEVFVEPTPTTPPPATSPTAQSVPISEAPSPTPAAGSKICGQCGFVMPSHAIFCPNCGTRVG; from the coding sequence ATGGGACTGCTCGATCAAATCGGCAAAACACTTTCACAGGTCACCGACCGCGCAAAATTCGAGGCTGAGAAATTCCAAAAAACGACGCGCTTACAGCTTGAGATTAATGAACTTCGCCGCCAGGTCGATCTCAAACTCATGGAATTGGGCCAACGCGCCTATGATTTACAGCGCGCCGGCCACATTCATGCACCTTCGCTGGCCGAATTGAGCCTGGCGATCGATCAATTGCGGGCAACGCTCGTGGCGCGTGAAGAAGAGCTGAAGCAGGCCCAAAGTGAGGTTTTCGTCGAGCCAACTCCAACGACACCGCCACCGGCTACGTCACCTACCGCACAATCGGTGCCGATCAGCGAAGCTCCATCTCCCACGCCGGCCGCCGGATCAAAAATCTGTGGGCAGTGTGGTTTTGTGATGCCAAGTCATGCCATCTTTTGCCCAAACTGTGGCACACGTGTGGGGTGA